From the genome of Oceanispirochaeta sp. M1, one region includes:
- the dusB gene encoding tRNA dihydrouridine synthase DusB, with protein MSRAHSLYRPLQIGNLKLEGNLFAAPLAGYTDRAFRTVCIENGADLCYTEMVSCEALVRGNGKTEELLKQADAEKIYAVQIFSGTAAAAGEAVKMVAQRKPVLIDLNCGCPVPKIIKSGAGSDLMRNPDRVYDIVRAMKDNTDIPITVKIRTGWDAQSLNYLDVAEKAVKAGAAVVTMHARTKKQAYGGTADWSHLSRLKKELGDLPVLGSGDLFTAENIRDMLEETGIDGVMLARGVIGNPFLFRETKHLLTTSEILPPPTPMEKMQTAFRQLELAVHYKDERTAVNEMKKQLCAYTKGLPGSSEARNRMVHSESFETYKQIFSEYLGSFQDREID; from the coding sequence ATGAGCAGGGCTCATTCCCTTTATAGACCCCTCCAGATTGGAAATCTCAAACTGGAGGGGAATCTCTTTGCCGCTCCCCTGGCAGGTTATACGGACAGAGCTTTTCGCACTGTCTGCATAGAGAACGGTGCCGATCTCTGTTACACGGAGATGGTCTCCTGTGAAGCCCTTGTACGGGGCAACGGAAAAACCGAAGAACTCCTCAAACAGGCGGATGCAGAGAAGATATATGCCGTGCAGATATTTTCAGGTACTGCGGCTGCAGCCGGTGAAGCTGTCAAAATGGTTGCACAGCGCAAACCGGTCCTTATTGATCTGAACTGCGGCTGTCCAGTCCCCAAAATCATAAAATCCGGAGCCGGTTCTGACCTTATGCGCAATCCCGACAGGGTTTATGACATCGTCAGAGCAATGAAAGACAACACAGATATCCCCATTACGGTAAAAATCCGCACAGGCTGGGATGCTCAGTCCCTCAACTACCTCGATGTTGCAGAAAAAGCTGTAAAAGCAGGAGCTGCAGTGGTAACCATGCATGCCCGGACTAAAAAACAGGCCTACGGCGGCACTGCGGACTGGAGCCATTTGAGCAGACTTAAAAAAGAGCTGGGAGACCTGCCCGTACTGGGTTCCGGCGATCTTTTTACGGCTGAAAACATCAGAGATATGCTGGAGGAGACCGGTATAGACGGTGTAATGCTGGCAAGAGGTGTTATCGGCAACCCCTTTCTTTTCAGAGAGACGAAACATCTGCTGACAACATCTGAGATTTTGCCTCCCCCTACTCCAATGGAAAAGATGCAGACCGCCTTCAGACAGCTTGAACTGGCCGTGCATTACAAGGATGAACGGACAGCAGTCAATGAGATGAAAAAACAGCTTTGTGCCTATACCAAGGGACTACCCGGATCTTCTGAAGCCCGAAACAGAATGGTTCACTCCGAAAGCTTTGAAACCTACAAGCAGATATTCAGTGAATACCTTGGAAGTTTTCAGGACAGGGAAATCGACTAA
- a CDS encoding VOC family protein has translation MAYLISGIQQLGVGVRSKEDAWKWYRKFFGMDVPIFQEAADAPLMTQYTGKKVQSRDAALALNLKGGSGFEIWQYTSRVTAYPAEALTIGDLGIQIGKIKTPDAKACLEYYKKEGVEILTELQKDPAGHLHFHVKDPWGNIFEMCERKDFFMSKAALTGGPFGAVVGVSDIDKVVPLYELLGYDTVLCDESGTFKDLHGLPGGDQKFRRVLLSHKDKRQGAFSRVFGDSVIELIQSLDRKGEQIFKDRYWGDAGFIHLCFDINGMNDLGKTLADAGYPFTVDSESSFDMGEAAGRFTYIEDPDGTLLEFVETHKVPIMKKINWYLNLKGRNPAKPLADWIMKLLGLGRIRD, from the coding sequence ATGGCGTATTTAATAAGTGGAATCCAACAGCTTGGAGTTGGTGTCAGAAGTAAAGAAGATGCATGGAAATGGTATAGAAAGTTTTTTGGTATGGATGTTCCAATATTTCAGGAGGCGGCAGATGCTCCTCTGATGACTCAGTATACCGGTAAAAAAGTCCAGTCCAGAGATGCAGCGCTGGCTCTGAACCTTAAGGGAGGCAGCGGGTTTGAAATATGGCAGTATACCAGCCGTGTAACAGCATACCCCGCGGAAGCCTTGACCATTGGAGATCTTGGAATACAGATAGGTAAGATCAAGACTCCCGATGCGAAAGCCTGCCTCGAATATTATAAAAAAGAGGGCGTCGAGATACTGACCGAACTCCAGAAAGATCCTGCAGGACATCTCCACTTTCATGTGAAAGACCCCTGGGGAAATATCTTTGAAATGTGTGAAAGAAAAGATTTCTTCATGAGTAAAGCAGCTCTGACCGGAGGTCCCTTTGGTGCCGTTGTTGGTGTCAGTGATATTGATAAGGTAGTGCCTCTCTATGAGCTCCTTGGTTATGATACTGTTCTCTGTGATGAAAGCGGTACTTTTAAAGATCTTCATGGATTGCCCGGAGGAGATCAGAAATTCAGAAGAGTTCTACTCAGTCATAAGGATAAGAGACAGGGGGCCTTCTCCCGTGTATTCGGAGACAGTGTTATTGAACTGATTCAGTCGCTGGATAGAAAAGGTGAGCAGATTTTTAAAGACCGCTACTGGGGTGATGCCGGATTTATCCACCTCTGTTTTGATATAAACGGAATGAATGATCTGGGTAAGACTCTGGCTGATGCAGGATATCCTTTTACCGTAGACAGTGAAAGTTCTTTTGATATGGGAGAGGCCGCAGGCCGTTTCACTTATATTGAGGATCCCGATGGTACTCTTCTGGAATTCGTTGAAACCCACAAGGTTCCTATCATGAAAAAAATAAACTGGTATTTAAACCTGAAAGGAAGAAATCCTGCCAAGCCTCTTGCTGACTGGATTATGAAACTTCTCGGCCTTGGAAGAATCAGGGACTGA
- a CDS encoding pyridoxal phosphate-dependent aminotransferase family protein, translating into MSVDIFDKCKTDAGYFGYYRKAGDRDLTRPTMDPMPGKTMQYNGEEVVMWSVNNYIGLAENEEIKAAAAEALQEFGTSSPMGSRMMSGNTQHHQDLEQRLADWSQKEAAYLFNFGYMGVLGIVSSLCGPKDTIVVDKLAHACILDAAGMAKASGATIRYFKHNNMKDLESVLKQVNAKREGGVMILIEGVYGMTGDLADLPGICELKEKYEARLFIDDAHGVGVIGEKGRGAGDFFGVQDKIDLYFGTFAKAFASIGGFVAADQDVVDWIAYNARTQVFAKSLPMVYVKTIDRALDFVIDGDDRRKKMWDNSNKLKAGLKELGYYIGPGESPICSVFTPTGSDDVNGVGVKMVKYLRENKIFVTAVVYPVIPPGLCMFRMIPTTSHTDVEINRTIEVFAAMKKDLGLQDSVNGEDISKINKVYRNIKG; encoded by the coding sequence ATGAGTGTAGATATTTTTGATAAATGTAAAACTGATGCCGGTTATTTCGGATATTACAGAAAAGCAGGGGACAGGGATCTGACAAGACCCACAATGGACCCCATGCCCGGAAAAACAATGCAGTACAACGGTGAAGAAGTTGTTATGTGGTCCGTTAACAATTACATCGGCCTGGCAGAAAATGAAGAAATTAAAGCTGCTGCTGCAGAAGCTCTGCAGGAATTCGGAACCAGTTCCCCCATGGGTTCCAGAATGATGAGCGGAAATACACAGCATCATCAGGATCTTGAACAAAGACTGGCTGATTGGTCTCAGAAGGAAGCTGCTTACCTCTTCAACTTCGGTTATATGGGTGTTCTTGGCATTGTTTCTTCTCTCTGTGGTCCTAAAGACACAATTGTTGTAGATAAGCTGGCTCATGCCTGTATTCTCGATGCTGCCGGAATGGCCAAGGCATCAGGTGCAACAATCCGCTATTTCAAACACAATAATATGAAGGACCTGGAAAGCGTTCTCAAACAGGTAAACGCCAAAAGAGAAGGCGGGGTTATGATCCTTATCGAAGGTGTTTACGGTATGACCGGAGACCTGGCGGATCTTCCCGGTATCTGTGAACTTAAAGAAAAATACGAAGCCCGTCTTTTTATTGATGATGCCCATGGTGTTGGTGTTATTGGAGAAAAAGGCCGTGGTGCCGGTGATTTTTTCGGTGTTCAGGATAAGATTGACCTCTATTTCGGTACATTTGCCAAAGCCTTTGCTTCCATCGGAGGCTTTGTGGCTGCCGACCAGGATGTCGTAGACTGGATCGCCTATAATGCCAGAACTCAGGTATTTGCCAAGAGCCTTCCCATGGTCTATGTAAAGACCATTGATAGGGCTCTGGACTTTGTGATTGATGGTGATGATAGACGAAAGAAAATGTGGGATAATTCCAACAAACTTAAGGCTGGACTCAAAGAGCTGGGATACTATATCGGCCCCGGTGAATCTCCCATATGTTCCGTATTTACACCCACAGGAAGTGATGATGTGAACGGTGTAGGTGTGAAGATGGTTAAGTATCTCCGTGAGAACAAAATCTTCGTTACAGCCGTTGTCTACCCTGTAATTCCTCCTGGACTCTGTATGTTCAGAATGATTCCTACCACATCCCATACGGATGTGGAAATAAACAGAACAATTGAAGTTTTTGCAGCCATGAAGAAAGATCTCGGACTTCAGGATTCTGTGAATGGTGAAGATATCTCAAAAATAAACAAAGTTTACAGAAACATCAAAGGCTGA
- a CDS encoding thiamine pyrophosphate-dependent enzyme: MDLKTFRKYYSTMVTAREMDLLEQSYTGRGEAFFHVSGAGHEATALLEDALGPQDWLHCHYRDKALMLARGISPEMFFMSLFNKDGAHSKGRQMNAHMSDPSNNILSLAGPVGNAALQSAGVAEAVKDNSDKPIVLLGLGDGMTQQGEVLEAVAHAVRKTLPVLFFIQDNSYAISTKTEGNTFFSRPDGPADDFYGIPIIRLDGRHPEDLPEAFESIVTGMREDRKPRIVVFKVDRLHSHTNADDHRVYRSESEIQELQETGDPIIHLGNWLVEQGVPAAELDAEVEEIRSGLRDSARRAQYSADPEPVFSAKKELPSHLSDPEQEYRGTPGKEALTMIEALRETFRFHLDRNAAVELLGQDLEDPKGDVFGITKTLSKQFPGRVENSPLAEASIVGLSVGRALAGKHPVAFLQFADFLPIAYNQLWADMGSMFWRTDGGWNCPMIVMVSCGGYKPGLGPFHASSMEAVAAHIPGVDVVMPSTAGDAAGLLNAAFESKRPTIFFYPKVCLNEALGKTSADVSRQLVPLGVARKLREGEHISFVSYGNPIKLCMKAAEDLEHHGVSSDVIDLRSISPWDRDTVIASAEKTGRVIVVHEENKTASMSSEIAAELAEYVSRPLQIRRIVREDTHVPCNFDNQLEVLPSYQRILEAAVELLGGRISWKKEEAAARGEFLVEIIGTSPADETATIIEWKIQKGDNITEGQLIADFEADKAAAELKSPVSGVVEELLLEEGEAVEIGTPAVKVKTEDSAEVLLKPKTKETPGKPLISGLKPEALQKLSVQTAVSGDRRPWILDVEGVQGSRKVSNEEIMKSCPGWEEGEILKMTGIESRNWIAEGEDIISLSEKAAKTVLERNNLGLDDLSLIIVSSGTPGQLTPSLAARIQHTLRPEGKRGIYCPAFDINAACSGYLYALQSAWDFLNSRPDGVILVITAEVLSPLVDPADKSTSPIFGDAATASIITGSESPLKGKARVYRPVTAAAGEPGKILTVPADPAQKIFMHGPKVYLEAVHNMIALLNDACVQDDIKVEDLDLIVPHQANQRIINAVKQRLKLPDDQVYSQIRHRGNTSSCTIPLCLESLFKESRGGQTFGLTAFGGGFTSAGALVEIL; this comes from the coding sequence ATGGATCTGAAAACCTTCCGTAAATATTACAGCACTATGGTAACTGCCCGTGAAATGGATCTGCTGGAGCAAAGCTATACCGGAAGAGGTGAGGCTTTTTTCCATGTTTCCGGAGCCGGCCATGAAGCAACAGCCCTTCTGGAAGATGCACTTGGTCCTCAGGACTGGCTTCACTGCCATTACCGTGATAAAGCACTTATGCTGGCAAGAGGAATATCTCCCGAGATGTTCTTTATGTCACTTTTCAATAAAGACGGCGCCCATTCAAAGGGACGTCAGATGAACGCTCATATGAGTGATCCTTCTAACAATATCCTGAGTCTTGCTGGTCCCGTGGGAAACGCTGCTCTTCAGTCTGCAGGTGTGGCAGAAGCCGTAAAAGACAATTCGGATAAACCTATTGTCCTTCTAGGTCTGGGTGACGGTATGACACAGCAGGGCGAAGTCCTTGAAGCTGTGGCCCATGCAGTCCGTAAAACACTTCCTGTCCTTTTCTTTATACAAGATAACAGTTATGCAATTTCTACAAAAACCGAAGGAAATACTTTCTTTTCAAGACCCGATGGGCCTGCAGATGATTTCTATGGAATACCTATCATCCGCCTTGATGGACGCCATCCGGAAGATCTTCCAGAAGCCTTTGAGAGTATTGTCACCGGGATGAGGGAAGATCGAAAACCGAGGATTGTTGTTTTCAAAGTTGATCGACTGCACAGTCATACAAATGCGGATGATCACAGAGTCTACCGCAGCGAGAGTGAAATACAGGAACTCCAGGAGACCGGTGATCCAATCATACATCTGGGGAACTGGCTGGTTGAGCAGGGTGTTCCTGCCGCAGAGCTGGATGCCGAGGTAGAAGAGATTCGATCCGGTCTTAGAGACTCTGCCAGAAGAGCGCAGTATTCTGCGGATCCCGAGCCCGTTTTTTCAGCTAAAAAAGAACTTCCTTCTCATTTGAGTGATCCTGAACAGGAATACAGAGGAACTCCCGGTAAGGAAGCCCTTACCATGATTGAGGCTCTCCGTGAAACATTTCGCTTTCATCTGGATAGAAATGCAGCCGTGGAACTCCTGGGTCAAGACCTGGAAGATCCCAAGGGAGATGTCTTCGGTATCACAAAGACTCTCAGTAAACAATTCCCGGGGCGTGTTGAAAACAGCCCTCTTGCAGAAGCCTCTATTGTCGGTCTCTCTGTAGGGCGCGCTCTTGCGGGTAAACACCCCGTTGCCTTTCTCCAGTTTGCCGACTTCCTCCCCATTGCCTATAATCAGCTCTGGGCTGATATGGGAAGTATGTTCTGGAGAACAGATGGCGGTTGGAACTGCCCAATGATTGTTATGGTATCCTGCGGAGGCTATAAGCCGGGACTCGGTCCCTTCCATGCCTCCAGTATGGAAGCTGTAGCGGCTCATATTCCCGGAGTGGATGTGGTTATGCCCTCTACCGCCGGTGATGCTGCAGGACTTCTTAATGCCGCATTTGAATCCAAAAGACCTACAATATTTTTCTATCCCAAGGTCTGTCTGAATGAAGCACTGGGAAAAACCAGTGCGGATGTTTCCCGTCAGCTGGTACCCCTCGGAGTAGCCAGAAAGCTGAGAGAAGGGGAGCATATCTCATTTGTAAGTTATGGCAATCCCATAAAACTCTGTATGAAAGCTGCAGAAGATCTGGAACATCATGGTGTCAGCTCGGATGTAATTGATCTGCGTTCCATCTCTCCATGGGATAGAGATACAGTCATCGCTTCCGCCGAGAAGACCGGAAGGGTTATTGTTGTTCACGAGGAGAACAAAACAGCTTCTATGTCTTCTGAGATTGCTGCTGAACTTGCTGAATATGTAAGCCGTCCTCTTCAGATACGCCGTATTGTGCGGGAAGACACACATGTACCCTGTAACTTTGATAATCAGCTTGAAGTTCTGCCCTCTTATCAGAGGATTCTGGAAGCAGCCGTTGAGCTGCTGGGTGGTCGCATCAGCTGGAAAAAAGAAGAGGCCGCGGCCAGGGGTGAGTTTCTTGTTGAGATTATCGGAACCAGTCCTGCTGATGAAACCGCAACAATCATTGAGTGGAAGATTCAGAAGGGAGATAATATTACAGAAGGTCAGCTGATTGCAGATTTTGAAGCCGATAAGGCCGCTGCAGAGTTGAAATCACCTGTAAGCGGTGTGGTTGAAGAGCTGCTCCTGGAAGAGGGAGAGGCCGTTGAAATAGGTACTCCCGCCGTTAAGGTAAAAACAGAAGATTCCGCCGAAGTCCTTTTGAAACCCAAGACTAAGGAAACCCCCGGAAAGCCTCTTATTTCAGGACTTAAACCGGAAGCATTACAAAAATTATCTGTACAGACTGCAGTGTCGGGGGACAGACGTCCCTGGATTCTGGATGTTGAAGGTGTACAGGGAAGTCGAAAAGTAAGTAATGAAGAGATTATGAAGTCCTGTCCCGGCTGGGAAGAGGGCGAAATACTTAAGATGACCGGTATCGAGAGCCGTAACTGGATAGCCGAAGGTGAAGATATTATTTCACTTTCAGAAAAGGCCGCAAAGACAGTTCTTGAAAGAAATAATCTCGGCCTTGATGATCTGAGCCTTATCATTGTGAGCTCGGGGACTCCCGGACAGTTGACTCCATCACTGGCTGCCAGGATTCAGCATACCCTCAGACCCGAGGGGAAGAGGGGAATTTACTGTCCCGCCTTTGATATAAACGCAGCCTGTTCGGGTTATCTATATGCTCTGCAGAGTGCCTGGGACTTCTTGAACAGCCGTCCCGACGGAGTCATTCTTGTGATTACCGCAGAAGTTCTCTCTCCTCTGGTTGATCCTGCAGATAAATCGACTTCTCCCATTTTCGGAGATGCGGCTACAGCAAGTATTATAACCGGTTCAGAGAGTCCTTTGAAAGGTAAAGCCAGGGTCTACCGCCCTGTGACTGCCGCGGCCGGGGAACCTGGAAAGATCCTTACGGTTCCTGCAGATCCTGCTCAGAAAATCTTTATGCATGGACCCAAAGTCTACCTTGAAGCCGTTCATAATATGATTGCTTTATTGAATGATGCCTGTGTTCAGGACGATATCAAGGTCGAAGATCTTGATCTGATAGTTCCTCATCAGGCAAATCAGAGGATCATAAACGCTGTGAAGCAGAGATTAAAACTCCCTGACGATCAGGTTTACAGCCAGATCAGACACAGAGGGAATACATCATCCTGTACTATACCTCTCTGTCTTGAGAGTCTGTTTAAAGAATCCAGAGGAGGGCAGACATTCGGACTGACTGCCTTTGGCGGCGGATTTACTTCTGCCGGTGCTCTGGTAGAAATATTATAA
- a CDS encoding phosphoadenylyl-sulfate reductase, translating to MKDKIPGWQKELAGLGPRDILAWALATFAQDRVMQSSSLGLEDMVITDMIRKISMDCGIFTLDTGRLFQESYDLLEEARIKWKKPFTVYFPEKDAVEELVGTKGPNSFYYSLENRKECCRIRKIDPLKGALSGLDAWICGLRRDQSVTRASVEPVEWDEAFGLVKINPLAHWSEEKCKEYIEENSVPVHALHKKGFPSIGCAPCTRAVNEGEDIRSGRWWWEHPESKECGLHKKD from the coding sequence ATGAAGGATAAAATCCCGGGCTGGCAGAAAGAGCTGGCCGGCTTGGGCCCCCGGGATATTTTAGCCTGGGCCCTTGCTACCTTTGCACAGGACAGGGTCATGCAGTCCTCCAGTCTCGGACTGGAGGATATGGTCATTACTGATATGATCCGTAAAATCTCGATGGACTGCGGTATCTTTACTCTTGATACGGGACGTCTGTTTCAGGAGAGCTATGATCTTCTGGAAGAGGCCCGGATCAAATGGAAAAAGCCTTTTACCGTGTATTTTCCCGAAAAGGATGCGGTGGAGGAACTTGTTGGTACTAAAGGTCCCAACTCCTTCTATTACAGTCTGGAAAACAGAAAAGAGTGCTGCCGTATCCGTAAGATCGATCCTCTCAAAGGGGCCTTAAGCGGTCTTGATGCCTGGATTTGCGGACTCAGACGGGATCAGTCTGTGACCAGAGCTTCTGTTGAACCGGTTGAGTGGGATGAGGCCTTCGGTCTTGTTAAAATCAATCCCCTGGCTCACTGGTCCGAAGAGAAGTGTAAAGAGTATATAGAAGAGAATTCTGTCCCCGTCCACGCCCTGCATAAAAAGGGTTTTCCCTCAATCGGATGTGCTCCCTGTACGAGAGCTGTCAACGAGGGGGAGGATATCCGAAGCGGCCGCTGGTGGTGGGAACATCCTGAAAGTAAGGAGTGCGGTCTGCACAAAAAAGACTGA
- a CDS encoding TatD family hydrolase: MQYFDTHAHIGLIHEDPIEQLIITQEARQENVSYIMSICNNLYDFFDLYNNLTSASNVVFAIGVSPSEVQNPGPDWEQKISEGLAMDNVVALGETGLDYYRKFGDKSSQVELFIAQLEMADQNDVPVIIHNRNAGKDIQEILSTRMPSKGGVLHCYSEDWEYAKKILDRHDNMYFSFAGNVTYRNARNLHDTVRYLPLDRIVIESEAPFMVPAAFRGKRNKPIYLPSTAEFVASLREEPEEEVYEALYENARTLFGLS; encoded by the coding sequence ATGCAGTATTTTGATACTCACGCCCACATCGGGTTAATTCACGAAGATCCGATAGAACAGTTGATTATAACTCAGGAAGCAAGGCAGGAAAATGTCTCATATATCATGAGCATCTGTAATAACCTTTACGACTTCTTTGATCTTTATAATAATCTGACCTCCGCCTCCAATGTAGTTTTCGCCATCGGTGTATCTCCCTCGGAAGTTCAGAACCCCGGTCCCGACTGGGAACAGAAGATCTCTGAAGGTCTGGCCATGGATAACGTCGTCGCTCTGGGAGAAACAGGTCTGGATTACTATAGAAAGTTCGGTGACAAGAGTTCACAGGTAGAGCTCTTTATTGCCCAGCTTGAGATGGCCGATCAGAACGATGTTCCTGTTATTATTCATAACCGGAATGCCGGTAAGGATATTCAGGAGATTCTAAGCACCCGGATGCCCTCAAAAGGCGGTGTACTCCACTGCTATTCCGAGGACTGGGAATATGCCAAAAAGATCCTGGACAGACATGACAATATGTACTTCTCCTTTGCTGGAAATGTAACATACAGAAATGCCAGAAACCTGCACGATACAGTACGTTATCTCCCTCTGGACAGAATTGTCATTGAAAGTGAGGCACCCTTTATGGTTCCCGCAGCTTTCAGGGGAAAAAGAAACAAACCTATCTACCTGCCTTCTACTGCCGAATTTGTAGCCTCACTCCGTGAAGAACCGGAAGAAGAGGTATATGAGGCTCTCTACGAAAATGCAAGGACCTTGTTCGGACTCTCATGA
- a CDS encoding cysteate synthase yields the protein MSGKKDGNHYKLKAMCCNKILEDTGTLLSCPDCTEPHFLRADYSAKKLEAGPLEDGLYRFSDWLPIQRELSGSASPVTYKSEVLAEALGMTDLWITFNGWWPERGAYMRTGTFKECEAYSVCARIPSDTGKILVVASAGNTARAFIRVCSENHIPLVVVVPEDNLNALWSDEGRADCVKIIAAETGSDYFDAIALSNKLCGGDKFYPEGGAKNPARRDGMGTTVLSAATAMGKLPEYYFQAVGSGTGAIAAWEAALRLKEDGSYGKNNMKLMVSQNEPFQIIYDSWKADSRELVPLQDNEAREQAHIINAKVLSNRKPPYSLPGGLYDALKETRGDVFLADNKEAADAGALFLEKEGIDVSPAAAVAVASLIKSLKEGKVDKDAAVMLNITGGGTELFKNEHTTGPSTADLVFSTDVEASELIDKVEKLF from the coding sequence ATGAGTGGAAAAAAAGACGGAAATCATTACAAGCTCAAGGCCATGTGTTGTAATAAAATTCTGGAAGATACGGGAACTCTCCTCAGTTGCCCTGACTGCACTGAACCTCATTTTCTGAGAGCCGATTACAGTGCAAAGAAGCTGGAAGCCGGCCCTCTGGAAGACGGGCTCTACAGATTTTCAGACTGGCTGCCTATTCAGAGAGAACTTTCAGGTTCTGCTTCTCCTGTTACATACAAGAGTGAGGTCCTGGCAGAAGCTCTGGGCATGACTGATCTGTGGATAACCTTTAACGGCTGGTGGCCTGAAAGAGGCGCCTATATGAGAACCGGGACCTTCAAAGAGTGTGAAGCCTACTCAGTATGTGCCCGTATCCCTTCAGATACAGGTAAAATCCTGGTAGTAGCCTCTGCGGGAAATACCGCCAGGGCCTTTATCAGGGTCTGTTCTGAAAACCACATACCTCTGGTTGTTGTGGTACCTGAAGATAATCTGAATGCTCTCTGGTCCGATGAAGGCCGTGCAGACTGTGTGAAAATTATCGCAGCCGAAACAGGTTCTGATTACTTTGATGCCATTGCTCTTTCAAATAAGCTCTGCGGAGGAGATAAGTTCTATCCCGAAGGGGGAGCCAAGAATCCTGCACGCCGGGACGGCATGGGAACAACAGTTCTTTCTGCAGCTACCGCCATGGGAAAACTTCCTGAGTATTATTTTCAGGCTGTGGGAAGCGGAACAGGGGCAATCGCCGCCTGGGAAGCTGCTCTGCGTTTGAAAGAAGACGGAAGCTATGGAAAAAATAATATGAAGCTGATGGTTTCTCAGAATGAGCCTTTTCAGATCATTTATGACAGCTGGAAAGCTGACAGCAGAGAACTTGTCCCTCTGCAGGATAATGAAGCCAGAGAGCAGGCTCATATAATCAATGCCAAGGTACTTTCAAATAGAAAGCCTCCTTATTCTCTGCCCGGAGGTCTTTATGACGCTCTGAAAGAGACCAGGGGAGATGTTTTTCTGGCTGATAACAAAGAGGCTGCCGACGCGGGAGCACTCTTTCTGGAGAAGGAAGGTATTGATGTATCACCTGCCGCAGCTGTGGCTGTAGCCTCTCTGATCAAGTCCCTTAAAGAGGGAAAGGTAGATAAGGATGCCGCTGTGATGCTTAATATCACCGGGGGCGGTACGGAACTCTTTAAGAACGAGCACACTACAGGCCCTTCAACGGCTGATCTTGTCTTTTCTACAGATGTAGAGGCCTCTGAGCTTATTGATAAAGTTGAAAAACTGTTTTAA